A single genomic interval of Pyrobaculum arsenaticum DSM 13514 harbors:
- a CDS encoding DUF1122 family protein, which yields MLRDIAPNSFAPLTAVFKRGRFKEELNAELFLGSDLLCCVKLFLGRPPYYTPWAEVFHFNPAYLETEWERHVYCVLSRYMEPGDVLYAEYVEDRETFAALQRGAAPGETRLGKLLEQCGFKVVRDWYYPEGWLEGGMKLQAVKLR from the coding sequence GTGCTTAGAGACATCGCTCCCAACTCGTTCGCGCCTCTCACTGCCGTTTTCAAAAGGGGGAGGTTCAAAGAGGAGCTCAACGCGGAGCTCTTCCTAGGCTCCGACCTCCTCTGCTGTGTCAAGTTATTCCTAGGCCGGCCGCCTTACTATACGCCTTGGGCCGAGGTTTTCCACTTCAACCCGGCTTATCTGGAAACGGAGTGGGAGCGCCACGTCTACTGCGTATTGAGCCGCTACATGGAGCCCGGGGACGTCCTCTACGCCGAGTACGTAGAGGATAGAGAAACCTTCGCCGCCCTCCAGCGCGGCGCGGCTCCCGGCGAAACTAGGCTGGGGAAACTACTGGAGCAGTGTGGCTTCAAGGTAGTTAGGGATTGGTACTACCCAGAAGGCTGGCTCGAAGGAGGTATGAAACTCCAGGCGGTTAAGTTGCGTTGA
- a CDS encoding PaRep2b protein — MLLAKLVLSLARSVEEADTPPIRRVGAEHDRVLKAVTTIEKALIPAAVSAVGVVGAMATHDVVLSAATPIAAAIALAKADQLKEAVKKAREAAERVYEAVRALVEELHQRGEIDDKKKDELVKEIEAGPNVVEIAGVEISVAAREKAGSKGLSIAYHLRSANAFEDAVKALKEAGFEEGVHFTVKKPEKVMQCERKIVKPGYIRLNVPAGLWRLVELARLSVRWAEKALSCLEEIAKARDFYDLMEKHLKPAKEAETIDPRGLAVEDPERSVKAVIKDVWVEWDGNRPRIVVEYEANGRTETFYLTWGAATGEGVRASVRLDEEKAAVLAALTGDVSLKGKKGVAAFFPKHLFALAKIKGVGWVLLRWYAEVMAE, encoded by the coding sequence GTGTTGCTTGCTAAGCTGGTTTTAAGCTTGGCGAGGAGCGTGGAGGAGGCCGACACGCCGCCGATACGCCGCGTAGGGGCGGAGCACGACAGAGTCCTCAAGGCGGTCACTACAATCGAAAAGGCGTTGATACCGGCTGCTGTGTCTGCGGTGGGCGTTGTGGGGGCAATGGCGACACACGACGTGGTTCTGTCGGCGGCTACGCCGATTGCGGCGGCCATCGCGTTGGCCAAGGCTGACCAGCTTAAGGAGGCTGTCAAGAAGGCGAGAGAAGCCGCCGAGAGGGTATACGAGGCGGTTAGGGCCCTCGTCGAGGAGCTTCACCAACGCGGCGAGATAGACGACAAGAAGAAAGACGAGCTTGTTAAAGAGATAGAGGCCGGCCCCAACGTCGTTGAGATAGCCGGAGTGGAGATTAGCGTGGCGGCGAGAGAAAAGGCCGGCTCGAAGGGGCTGTCAATCGCCTATCACCTGAGGTCGGCCAACGCCTTCGAAGACGCGGTGAAGGCGCTTAAGGAGGCGGGATTCGAGGAGGGTGTGCACTTTACGGTGAAGAAGCCGGAGAAAGTCATGCAGTGCGAACGCAAAATCGTAAAGCCTGGCTACATCCGCCTCAACGTCCCGGCCGGTCTCTGGAGGCTTGTGGAGCTGGCGAGGCTGAGCGTGAGGTGGGCCGAAAAGGCCTTGAGCTGCCTTGAAGAAATCGCCAAGGCGAGGGACTTCTATGACCTCATGGAGAAGCACCTAAAACCGGCGAAGGAGGCGGAGACCATAGACCCGAGGGGGTTGGCCGTGGAGGATCCGGAGAGGAGCGTCAAAGCGGTGATCAAAGATGTATGGGTGGAGTGGGATGGCAACAGGCCGAGAATCGTCGTGGAGTACGAGGCAAATGGGCGGACTGAAACCTTCTACTTAACATGGGGCGCGGCGACGGGAGAAGGGGTCAGAGCCAGCGTGAGGCTAGACGAAGAGAAAGCCGCCGTCCTGGCGGCGCTGACGGGAGACGTGTCGCTGAAAGGGAAGAAGGGCGTAGCGGCATTTTTCCCTAAGCACCTATTCGCCCTCGCCAAGATAAAAGGCGTCGGCTGGGTGCTTTTAAGGTGGTACGCCGAGGTGATGGCCGAGTAG
- a CDS encoding acylphosphatase, which yields MEMARAHLFIRGKVQGVFFRQSMKEVATRNGVRGWVRNRSDGRTVEAVLEGPRDAVLKVIEWARVGPPGARVEDVEVRWEEYKGEFQDFRILPTF from the coding sequence ATGGAAATGGCGCGCGCCCACTTGTTCATAAGGGGCAAGGTCCAGGGCGTGTTCTTCCGCCAGTCCATGAAAGAGGTGGCCACGAGAAACGGGGTGCGGGGCTGGGTCCGCAACAGAAGCGATGGGCGCACAGTGGAGGCCGTGCTGGAGGGGCCCCGCGACGCCGTACTGAAGGTGATTGAGTGGGCGAGGGTAGGGCCCCCAGGAGCCCGGGTGGAGGACGTGGAGGTGCGCTGGGAGGAGTACAAGGGAGAGTTTCAAGACTTCAGAATACTCCCGACTTTCTGA
- the deoC gene encoding deoxyribose-phosphate aldolase, translating to MLHLVDFALLKPYLTVEEIVEGARKAERLGVAAYCVNPVYAAVVRPLLSRVKLCVVVDFPFGALPTAARASLASKLAEIAEELDVVAPIGLVKSRRWADVRRDLISVVGASGGRVVKVIVEEPYLTDEERYRLYDIVAESGAHFIKSSTGFAEEAYASRLGNPVHSTPERAAAIAKYIRERGYKLGVKMAGGIRTKEQARAIIEAIGFGEDPTRVRLGTSTPEALA from the coding sequence GTGTTGCATCTTGTTGACTTCGCCCTTCTCAAGCCTTACCTCACCGTGGAGGAGATAGTGGAAGGAGCCCGCAAGGCTGAGAGGCTAGGCGTCGCGGCCTACTGCGTCAACCCGGTCTACGCCGCCGTGGTGAGGCCTCTGCTGAGTAGGGTTAAGCTGTGCGTAGTGGTGGACTTCCCCTTCGGGGCGTTGCCGACTGCGGCTAGGGCGTCTCTCGCCTCTAAGCTTGCAGAAATTGCAGAGGAGCTAGACGTCGTGGCGCCTATCGGGCTGGTGAAGTCCCGGAGGTGGGCCGATGTTAGGAGGGATCTCATCAGCGTGGTGGGGGCTTCAGGCGGGAGGGTAGTCAAGGTCATCGTGGAGGAGCCGTACCTCACAGATGAGGAGAGGTATAGGCTTTACGACATCGTGGCGGAGTCGGGGGCCCACTTCATAAAAAGCTCCACGGGCTTCGCCGAGGAGGCCTACGCGTCTAGGCTTGGCAACCCCGTGCACTCCACGCCGGAGAGGGCGGCCGCGATCGCAAAATACATCAGGGAGAGGGGGTACAAGCTGGGGGTGAAGATGGCCGGCGGCATAAGGACAAAGGAGCAGGCCCGGGCAATTATCGAGGCCATCGGATTCGGCGAAGACCCCACGCGGGTGAGGCTCGGCACTTCGACGCCAGAGGCGCTGGCTTAA
- a CDS encoding type II toxin-antitoxin system VapC family toxin encodes MIYLDTSALVKRYVEEAGSGMVDDLFDAAYRGEEVLSASVFNIGEAASALDKKARWGS; translated from the coding sequence GTGATCTACCTCGACACAAGCGCGTTGGTAAAACGCTACGTGGAGGAGGCTGGTAGCGGCATGGTAGATGACCTCTTCGACGCGGCGTACCGCGGCGAGGAGGTCCTCTCAGCCTCTGTCTTCAACATAGGCGAGGCGGCCTCTGCGTTGGACAAAAAGGCGAGGTGGGGGAGCTGA
- a CDS encoding type II toxin-antitoxin system VapC family toxin: protein MGELRGDAKTAVSLMLREVAVLSRMGGLVLVPIGLRVVKASIRIALAHHLYIADALQIASCLRVRCETLYTADQALAEAAEKEGVKAYVLR from the coding sequence GTGGGGGAGCTGAGGGGCGACGCCAAGACGGCGGTGTCGCTGATGTTGAGGGAGGTGGCGGTCTTAAGCCGGATGGGGGGCCTGGTGCTGGTGCCCATAGGGCTGAGGGTTGTGAAGGCTTCGATCCGCATCGCGTTGGCCCACCACCTCTACATAGCAGACGCACTCCAGATCGCCAGCTGTCTGCGGGTGCGGTGCGAAACGCTCTACACCGCAGACCAAGCCCTTGCAGAGGCCGCGGAAAAGGAGGGCGTAAAGGCGTATGTATTGCGCTAA
- a CDS encoding MarR family transcriptional regulator codes for MNLQHYLVLEAISSGIPPRKIAEILDLEPHDVETILNLLEEKGLIKRGPGGRYLLTEEGAKALSTWRTSVGDGVSLFRDERPVAQLARWLPLAAMVVGLGVAALALLKFLSRKD; via the coding sequence GTGAATCTCCAACACTACCTCGTCCTCGAGGCGATATCTTCCGGCATCCCCCCGCGGAAAATCGCCGAGATCCTCGACCTAGAACCCCACGACGTTGAGACAATCCTGAATCTGCTGGAAGAGAAGGGGTTAATAAAGAGGGGACCTGGGGGCAGATATCTCTTGACAGAGGAAGGCGCAAAGGCGCTTAGCACGTGGAGGACCAGCGTAGGGGACGGCGTCTCGCTATTCAGAGATGAGAGGCCGGTTGCGCAGTTGGCGAGGTGGCTACCCCTCGCCGCGATGGTAGTGGGCCTGGGAGTCGCCGCCTTAGCCCTGTTGAAGTTTTTGAGCAGAAAAGATTAG
- a CDS encoding phospholipase D-like domain-containing protein, with amino-acid sequence MRLLPLLLALAVAGLLLAAAPIRLEVGAVLVSPVNTTKIVDYVKATKKSVYAEVYVLTYKPLADALADAARRGVDVYVVLSARVYGGVPQQAKELAAYLQDNGVKVKWNDDFPNVHTKLYVIDNETVIIGNINPTASGFTKNKGVMLVIRNATLARQLATIVLNDYRRVYPRYNYPGVLVSPINSQEGLEWILSQPGDLYVAMEQIYMDSGTVPLILQHQRYYAVVARTDADINAAVDEDLVAKIIVVGDYVYVGSINLGYYSIQRNREVGLLIYNPSLAQRLRALILQWYTDAGGQPPATVTTAPQTAAPTTTGGAAPAATPATDYKIHIVVWLVIIIAALLFVIWMNRKKP; translated from the coding sequence ATGCGACTACTTCCCCTTCTATTAGCCCTCGCCGTTGCGGGGCTACTCCTCGCCGCGGCGCCAATAAGGCTTGAGGTAGGCGCTGTTCTCGTCTCGCCGGTTAACACCACGAAAATAGTGGATTACGTCAAGGCAACCAAGAAGTCTGTGTACGCCGAGGTATACGTGTTGACATACAAGCCGCTGGCAGACGCCCTTGCAGACGCGGCGCGGCGCGGCGTGGATGTCTACGTCGTCTTGTCGGCAAGGGTCTACGGCGGCGTCCCACAACAAGCAAAGGAGCTAGCCGCATATCTACAAGACAACGGAGTAAAGGTGAAGTGGAACGACGACTTCCCCAACGTCCACACAAAGCTGTATGTCATTGACAACGAGACGGTGATAATTGGGAATATAAACCCCACGGCGTCTGGCTTTACCAAGAACAAGGGCGTGATGCTGGTGATAAGAAACGCCACCCTAGCCCGGCAACTCGCCACGATAGTCCTCAACGACTACCGCCGCGTGTACCCCCGCTACAACTACCCCGGCGTCCTAGTCTCGCCGATAAACTCGCAGGAGGGACTGGAGTGGATTTTGTCCCAGCCCGGCGACCTCTACGTGGCCATGGAGCAGATCTACATGGACTCCGGCACGGTCCCCCTCATCCTACAGCACCAGAGGTACTACGCAGTAGTGGCTAGGACAGATGCCGACATAAACGCCGCCGTCGACGAGGACTTAGTAGCGAAGATAATAGTAGTGGGGGACTACGTATATGTCGGCTCTATAAACTTGGGCTACTACTCCATACAGAGAAACAGGGAAGTCGGCCTGTTGATATACAACCCGAGCCTCGCCCAGCGGCTTAGGGCGCTGATACTGCAGTGGTACACAGATGCCGGAGGCCAGCCGCCGGCAACCGTGACGACGGCCCCCCAGACAGCCGCGCCCACGACGACAGGGGGCGCCGCCCCGGCGGCTACTCCGGCGACCGACTACAAGATACACATTGTCGTATGGCTAGTCATAATCATCGCCGCGTTGCTATTCGTCATCTGGATGAACAGAAAGAAACCATAA
- a CDS encoding class I SAM-dependent methyltransferase, translating to MLDEVFADLDSLDLGQSVVDIGAGFGYSTRYLLSRGLRVCAVDVDPGVLSSLGAAFGEFVKVGLLKLYHAPAEHLPLRDGECDSAVSIMALHHFKNVEAALREMLRVAKKLVLVYDWAPSTGGVTNPHSPAELKAKMEESVSIAKRLGFEVAYAEAWYKLAKRKA from the coding sequence ATGCTAGACGAAGTATTCGCAGACCTCGACTCTCTAGACCTCGGCCAATCTGTGGTGGATATCGGCGCAGGCTTCGGCTACTCCACGCGGTACCTCTTGTCCAGGGGGCTCAGGGTATGCGCCGTCGACGTAGACCCCGGTGTTTTGTCCTCACTGGGAGCGGCATTTGGCGAATTTGTAAAGGTTGGCCTATTGAAGCTATACCACGCCCCCGCCGAGCATCTGCCCCTAAGAGACGGGGAGTGCGACTCCGCCGTTTCCATCATGGCGCTCCATCACTTCAAAAACGTGGAGGCGGCGCTGAGGGAAATGCTCAGAGTGGCGAAGAAACTTGTGTTAGTGTACGACTGGGCCCCCTCCACCGGCGGCGTCACAAACCCGCACAGCCCAGCAGAGCTCAAGGCTAAGATGGAGGAGTCGGTAAGTATTGCGAAGAGGCTCGGCTTCGAGGTGGCCTACGCCGAGGCGTGGTATAAGCTGGCGAAACGTAAAGCTTAA
- the glcV gene encoding glucose ABC transporter ATP-binding protein GlcV has protein sequence MVAVTVEKLEKVFPPNVYALKDVNVSIKDGEFLVVLGPSGSGKTTFIRCIAGLETPTRGRILFGDVPVVDVEKGINVPPARRNVGMVFQNWALYPHMKVFDNIAFPLKIKKVPKEEIKKRVKEVAEALGISELLDRYPRQLSGGQQQRVAIARALVKEPQVLLMDEPFSNLDARLRISAREFVKSLQRKLKVTTILVTHDQHDAYALADRLMIINNGVVQQIGTADEILNNPANVFVAQFFGDPPINILEGEGRGDYVDLGDFKIPVKAPPGRLQVGIRPTDVYIAERPMAPGDVELQPARVVLVEYLGFTPVAVIKWEKSEMRAIAYDKVKEGSIVKVFLRKDNVKLFKDSIRISNIEI, from the coding sequence GTGGTAGCGGTTACAGTGGAAAAACTAGAGAAGGTTTTTCCTCCAAATGTGTATGCTTTGAAAGACGTGAATGTTAGCATCAAAGACGGCGAGTTTCTCGTCGTGCTGGGCCCCTCAGGCTCCGGCAAGACGACATTTATCAGATGCATAGCTGGGCTTGAAACGCCGACGAGGGGACGTATCCTATTTGGCGACGTTCCGGTAGTAGACGTGGAGAAGGGGATAAACGTACCGCCCGCCAGGCGGAATGTGGGCATGGTGTTCCAGAACTGGGCCCTCTACCCGCATATGAAGGTGTTTGACAACATAGCGTTTCCCCTAAAGATAAAAAAGGTTCCTAAAGAGGAGATCAAGAAGAGAGTGAAGGAGGTGGCCGAGGCGCTGGGGATCTCCGAGTTGCTTGACCGCTATCCTAGACAACTCTCTGGGGGTCAGCAACAGAGAGTTGCCATCGCCCGGGCGTTGGTGAAGGAGCCTCAGGTTCTCCTAATGGATGAGCCGTTTTCTAACCTCGACGCGAGGCTCAGGATTTCTGCGCGGGAGTTTGTAAAGAGCTTGCAGAGGAAGCTGAAGGTGACCACTATCCTTGTGACTCACGACCAGCACGACGCATATGCCCTTGCGGACAGGCTCATGATTATAAACAACGGCGTGGTCCAACAGATCGGCACAGCAGACGAGATCTTGAACAACCCCGCCAACGTCTTCGTGGCGCAGTTCTTCGGCGACCCGCCTATCAATATCTTGGAGGGAGAAGGCCGGGGCGATTATGTAGACCTAGGCGATTTTAAAATACCCGTTAAGGCCCCGCCGGGGAGGCTCCAGGTAGGGATAAGGCCAACCGACGTTTATATTGCAGAACGCCCCATGGCCCCCGGCGACGTGGAGCTACAGCCAGCGCGTGTGGTGCTGGTCGAATACCTGGGCTTCACTCCGGTGGCAGTTATTAAGTGGGAGAAAAGCGAGATGAGGGCCATTGCCTATGACAAGGTTAAAGAAGGTAGTATTGTCAAAGTATTTCTAAGGAAAGATAATGTAAAATTATTTAAAGACAGTATAAGGATTAGCAATATAGAAATTTAG
- a CDS encoding thiolase family protein yields MNTNYLATSNLPSVEVVIVGYARTPIGKFGGGLKDVKTAHLAAFAIRKALDRAGVEGKFVDEVIIGSTLQGGQGQSLARQAALYAGLPVTTSAYTVNRVCSSGMQAVIEAYREIALGDADIVVAGGAESMSTAPLAFAPEVRWGVKHLIGRGQQLLDLMVYDGLTDPVNGLLMGEEAEMVAKEWGLTRQELDLVAYESHMRAWRATENKWFLDLEPIDDVLGGVRVKLDRDEGIRPDTTVEKLAKLKPAFKPDGVLTAGNSSQLSDGAAVLVLASADKAKELGLKPVAKVLGYSWHMVEPWRFIEAPIYAVQKLFKKLGMDASQFDYFENNEAFAVNNVLFHKALQVPYDKLNVFGGAIALGHPLGASGARIITTLISVLKVKGGRRGIAALCHGTGGGTALAVELI; encoded by the coding sequence ATGAACACAAACTATTTAGCTACCTCTAATCTGCCGTCTGTGGAAGTTGTAATTGTAGGCTACGCGAGAACGCCTATTGGCAAGTTCGGCGGCGGGTTAAAAGACGTCAAGACAGCCCATCTGGCTGCTTTCGCCATACGTAAAGCGTTGGATAGGGCCGGTGTTGAAGGTAAATTTGTCGACGAGGTCATTATTGGGTCAACTTTGCAAGGGGGTCAGGGCCAAAGCCTGGCTAGACAAGCGGCGCTCTACGCAGGACTTCCTGTAACTACCAGCGCATATACTGTGAACCGCGTCTGCTCCTCGGGCATGCAGGCGGTTATCGAGGCTTATAGAGAAATAGCTCTGGGAGATGCCGATATAGTGGTGGCCGGCGGCGCGGAGTCTATGTCAACAGCGCCCCTTGCGTTTGCCCCCGAGGTCCGTTGGGGTGTGAAGCACCTAATAGGAAGAGGCCAGCAACTTCTGGACCTAATGGTGTACGACGGCTTGACAGACCCGGTAAATGGGTTGTTGATGGGAGAGGAGGCTGAGATGGTGGCTAAGGAGTGGGGGTTGACGAGGCAGGAGCTTGACCTAGTAGCCTACGAGAGCCACATGAGGGCGTGGAGGGCGACGGAGAATAAGTGGTTTTTAGATTTAGAACCTATAGATGATGTCCTGGGCGGCGTCAGGGTGAAACTTGATAGAGACGAGGGGATTAGGCCTGATACTACTGTTGAAAAGCTGGCTAAACTTAAACCCGCGTTTAAGCCCGACGGTGTTTTGACCGCGGGTAATTCAAGCCAGCTATCTGACGGCGCCGCCGTGTTGGTATTGGCCTCAGCCGATAAGGCCAAGGAGCTTGGCCTTAAGCCCGTGGCTAAGGTGCTGGGATACTCGTGGCATATGGTAGAGCCTTGGCGTTTTATTGAGGCGCCTATATACGCCGTTCAGAAGTTGTTCAAGAAGCTGGGTATGGACGCGAGCCAGTTCGACTACTTTGAAAATAACGAGGCCTTCGCCGTGAACAACGTGTTGTTCCACAAAGCGCTTCAGGTGCCTTACGACAAGCTTAACGTATTCGGCGGCGCCATCGCCTTAGGGCACCCCCTCGGCGCATCAGGTGCGCGTATAATAACAACCCTCATCTCCGTACTCAAAGTCAAGGGAGGAAGACGCGGCATAGCCGCGTTGTGCCACGGTACTGGGGGCGGCACCGCGCTGGCGGTAGAGCTTATATAG
- a CDS encoding NAD+ synthase encodes MLIFDVVNALDYAKSREIIISFISQIVERAGAGGVVLGLSGGVDSTVAATLAAEALGPHRVLGLVMPSIFTPQEDVKDALEVAGRLGIETRLIDVTPISEAFAKSIPDFSPGYRLASGNLLPRIRMTILYYYANRDNRLVMGTGDRSELLLGYFTKYGDGGADFLPIAPLYKLQVREMARRLGFPHIAQKPSSPRLWHGHTAEGELGASYEVIDQVLYALFDLKKPLAEVRELFGEVADFVIRRVRANLHKLLPPPSPDISAARRHV; translated from the coding sequence GTGCTCATATTTGACGTAGTAAACGCCTTGGACTATGCCAAGTCCCGCGAAATAATAATCTCTTTTATTAGTCAGATTGTGGAGAGGGCGGGTGCCGGCGGCGTAGTCCTGGGTCTCAGTGGGGGTGTGGATTCCACTGTTGCGGCTACCCTCGCTGCGGAGGCTCTGGGGCCGCACCGGGTGCTGGGTTTGGTGATGCCCTCTATCTTCACGCCGCAGGAAGACGTGAAAGACGCCCTAGAGGTGGCGGGGCGGCTAGGAATAGAGACAAGGCTTATCGACGTAACTCCCATTTCTGAAGCTTTTGCTAAAAGCATTCCCGACTTTTCGCCAGGTTATAGATTAGCGTCGGGTAATCTTCTGCCCAGGATTAGAATGACGATTCTCTATTACTATGCGAATAGGGACAATAGGCTGGTTATGGGTACCGGCGATCGTAGCGAACTGCTGTTGGGATACTTCACGAAATACGGCGACGGCGGTGCCGACTTTTTGCCCATCGCCCCGTTGTACAAGCTTCAGGTAAGGGAGATGGCGAGGAGGCTTGGCTTCCCTCACATTGCCCAGAAGCCTAGTAGCCCTAGGCTGTGGCACGGGCATACGGCAGAGGGGGAGCTGGGCGCCTCGTACGAGGTGATAGACCAGGTGCTATACGCCTTGTTCGACCTGAAGAAGCCCTTGGCAGAAGTGAGGGAGCTCTTCGGGGAGGTCGCAGACTTTGTGATTAGGCGCGTGAGGGCGAATCTCCACAAGTTGCTACCACCGCCTAGCCCCGATATCTCGGCGGCGAGGAGACATGTTTAG
- a CDS encoding PadR family transcriptional regulator, with amino-acid sequence MFRRRRGIFKGIVLYFLKSRPLSGYELLKELNRLSSGRYTPSPGTLYPLLSYLEAEGLIESREAYVGRRRKKIYALTPQGEEYLARLMEDEEFLELLKTLESGRAGGDLMTAIRDELAYIDEVFDEVENGDVEVLREMLDLLRRLEEKVEARLRKAQGG; translated from the coding sequence ATGTTTAGAAGGAGGAGGGGGATATTCAAGGGCATTGTGTTGTATTTCTTAAAATCGCGGCCTCTAAGCGGCTACGAGCTTCTCAAAGAGCTGAATAGGCTGAGTTCTGGGAGGTATACCCCCTCTCCTGGTACCCTTTACCCTCTTCTGTCATACCTAGAGGCTGAGGGGCTTATCGAGTCTAGGGAGGCTTATGTGGGGCGGCGAAGGAAAAAAATCTACGCGCTTACTCCTCAGGGGGAGGAGTACCTAGCAAGGCTTATGGAAGATGAGGAATTTCTAGAACTTTTAAAGACCTTGGAAAGCGGCCGAGCCGGCGGGGATTTAATGACGGCTATAAGGGACGAGCTGGCGTACATCGACGAGGTCTTCGACGAAGTAGAAAATGGCGATGTCGAAGTCCTAAGAGAAATGTTGGATTTGCTTAGGCGTCTCGAGGAGAAGGTAGAGGCCCGGCTTAGGAAGGCTCAGGGCGGGTAG
- the rnhB gene encoding ribonuclease HII, which translates to MTLSVGGIDEAGRGPVVGPLVLAIVVGDSEALSKIGVRDSKSLSPRAREVLYGKILEMAVCVNYAVVEPYEIDLHVSRGMLNALEMKYAAKLMELCPADLYYVDSPDVKAARFGDGLSFLTGRRVVSLHKGEAVPQVAAASIVAKVVRDRLVEMLRKEVGDFGSGYPSDRKTREWLRGGRIPHECVRWSWETVGKLFK; encoded by the coding sequence ATGACTCTTTCGGTTGGCGGCATCGACGAGGCGGGGCGGGGACCCGTGGTAGGCCCGCTGGTATTAGCAATAGTTGTCGGCGACTCCGAAGCTCTGAGCAAAATCGGCGTGCGGGATAGTAAGTCGCTCTCTCCCCGGGCCAGAGAGGTGCTTTATGGTAAGATCTTAGAAATGGCGGTGTGCGTTAACTACGCAGTTGTGGAGCCTTATGAAATAGATCTACATGTCTCCAGGGGTATGCTCAACGCGCTTGAGATGAAGTACGCGGCGAAGCTGATGGAGCTATGCCCCGCCGACTTGTATTATGTCGACTCGCCTGATGTCAAAGCAGCACGTTTCGGCGATGGTCTCTCCTTCCTAACAGGCAGAAGAGTCGTGTCGCTACACAAGGGCGAAGCCGTCCCCCAGGTAGCGGCGGCAAGCATAGTGGCAAAGGTGGTACGTGATAGACTCGTGGAGATGTTAAGGAAGGAGGTAGGCGATTTCGGCAGTGGGTATCCATCAGACCGCAAAACGCGGGAGTGGCTACGGGGTGGGCGGATCCCACACGAATGCGTAAGGTGGAGCTGGGAGACTGTTGGTAAATTATTTAAATAG
- a CDS encoding 30S ribosomal protein S5 codes for MSVVDMSLWEPRTELGRMVKEGKIRTIDEVFANNYIIKEPEIVDILVPGLKQELLNVNIVQRQTHAGERSLFQAVVAVGNEDGYVGVGIGKARQVRQAIEKAVREAKLNLIPVRRGCGSWKCSCDEPHSVPFVVKGKSGSVEVTLIPAPKGVGLVAGDVAKAVLRLAGVKDVWTHTRGDTRTTLNFALAVYNALRNTYYFKI; via the coding sequence GTGAGCGTCGTCGATATGAGTTTGTGGGAGCCTAGAACTGAGCTGGGGAGGATGGTTAAAGAGGGAAAGATAAGGACTATAGACGAGGTCTTCGCCAACAACTACATCATCAAAGAGCCGGAGATTGTGGATATACTTGTGCCGGGGCTGAAGCAGGAATTGCTCAACGTGAATATAGTCCAGAGGCAGACACATGCAGGGGAGAGGAGCCTCTTCCAAGCAGTAGTCGCGGTGGGCAACGAGGATGGCTACGTGGGAGTTGGGATTGGCAAAGCGCGGCAGGTAAGGCAAGCCATCGAGAAGGCGGTCAGGGAGGCGAAGCTGAACCTAATACCCGTGAGGCGCGGTTGCGGGTCGTGGAAATGTAGTTGCGACGAGCCGCATAGCGTGCCCTTCGTGGTGAAGGGTAAGTCTGGGAGTGTTGAAGTTACGCTCATACCAGCGCCGAAAGGCGTGGGGCTAGTGGCAGGAGATGTGGCTAAGGCTGTGCTTAGGCTCGCAGGCGTGAAGGACGTGTGGACCCATACACGCGGAGATACGAGGACAACGCTAAATTTTGCACTTGCAGTGTATAACGCGTTAAGGAACACCTATTACTTTAAGATATGA
- a CDS encoding 50S ribosomal protein L30, with protein MMAEAKLIYPRYAVVRLRGIPTTPRDIARTLDLLRLRRKFTMVVVPGSPSIMGMIQEVNDWVTWGEIEADTLAEVLKKRGRIVGDKPLTLEYLKKWGWQSFEEVALAYVAGEIERLSCGRYYAREGQRPPCIPYLKPFFRLHPPRGGLNSVKLHFAAGGDLGYRGPLINDLIRRML; from the coding sequence ATGATGGCGGAGGCGAAGCTGATCTATCCGAGGTACGCCGTGGTGAGGCTCCGAGGCATTCCTACTACTCCGAGGGACATAGCCCGCACGCTGGACCTCTTGAGGCTTCGCAGGAAGTTCACCATGGTTGTGGTGCCGGGTAGCCCAAGTATTATGGGGATGATACAGGAGGTAAACGATTGGGTTACCTGGGGCGAGATAGAAGCCGACACCTTGGCGGAGGTGTTGAAGAAGAGGGGGAGGATTGTGGGCGATAAGCCCTTGACGCTTGAGTATCTAAAGAAGTGGGGTTGGCAATCCTTTGAGGAGGTGGCGTTGGCCTACGTCGCTGGCGAGATTGAGAGGCTATCGTGCGGCAGGTATTATGCGAGGGAGGGTCAGAGACCTCCGTGCATCCCGTACCTTAAGCCGTTTTTCAGACTCCACCCGCCGCGTGGGGGGCTGAATAGCGTAAAGCTACACTTCGCAGCAGGTGGCGACCTGGGCTACCGGGGGCCGCTTATAAACGACCTCATCCGCCGCATGTTGTAG